One part of the Pseudoliparis swirei isolate HS2019 ecotype Mariana Trench chromosome 6, NWPU_hadal_v1, whole genome shotgun sequence genome encodes these proteins:
- the shisal1b gene encoding protein shisa-like-1a isoform X1: MTITSRQSFNVLTVIFLLLSTAALSAHYRVCEPYSDRRGGNHFGFHCPRLTDNKTYMFCCHHNNTAFKYCCNEIEFQMVMQINLTTTSDGYAHNNYTALVGVWIYGFFVMVLLALDFLYYSAINYELCRVYLERWGLGGRWLKKARSQWQRSMPEENEAQAPAQPMLTSHYQPRHSIRGESHSPTLLPYNTSTAW, encoded by the exons ATGACTATCACCAGCCGGCAGTCCTTCAATGTCCTGACGGTCATCTTCCTCTTGCTCTCCACTGCAG CCCTCTCCGCTCATTACCGAGTGTGTGAACCCTACTCGGACCGCAGAGGGGGAAACCACTTCGGCTTCCACTGCCCTCGCCTCACAGACAACAAGACCTACATGTTCTGCTGCCACCACAACAACACCGCCTTCAAATACTGCTGCAACGAAATAGAGTTCCAGATGGTGATGCAGATCAACCTCACCACCACCTCAGATGGTTATGCGCACAA TAATTATACGGCCCTGGTCGGCGTGTGGATCTACGGCTTCTTCGTCATGGTGCTGCTGGCCCTGGACTTTCTCTACTACTCGGCCATCAACTACGAGCTGTGCCGGGTCTACCTGGAGAGATGGGGTCTGGGAGGACGCTGGCTGAAGAAGGCTCGCAGTCAGTGGCAGAGGTCCATGCCGGAGGAGAACGAAGCCCAGGCTCCGGCCCAGCCGATGTTAACGAGCCACTACCAGCCCAGACACAGCATCAGAGGAGAGAGCCACAGCCCCACACTCCTGCCCTACAACACATCCACCGCATGGTGA
- the shisal1b gene encoding protein shisa-like-1a isoform X2 has protein sequence MTITSRQSFNVLTVIFLLLSTAALSAHYRVCEPYSDRRGGNHFGFHCPRLTDNKTYMFCCHHNNTAFKYCCNEIEFQMVMQINLTTTSDGYAHNNYTALVGVWIYGFFVMVLLALDFLYYSAINYELCRVYLERWGLGGRWLKKARSQWQRSMPEENEAQAPAQPMLTSHYQPRHSIRGESHSPTLLPYNTSTA, from the exons ATGACTATCACCAGCCGGCAGTCCTTCAATGTCCTGACGGTCATCTTCCTCTTGCTCTCCACTGCAG CCCTCTCCGCTCATTACCGAGTGTGTGAACCCTACTCGGACCGCAGAGGGGGAAACCACTTCGGCTTCCACTGCCCTCGCCTCACAGACAACAAGACCTACATGTTCTGCTGCCACCACAACAACACCGCCTTCAAATACTGCTGCAACGAAATAGAGTTCCAGATGGTGATGCAGATCAACCTCACCACCACCTCAGATGGTTATGCGCACAA TAATTATACGGCCCTGGTCGGCGTGTGGATCTACGGCTTCTTCGTCATGGTGCTGCTGGCCCTGGACTTTCTCTACTACTCGGCCATCAACTACGAGCTGTGCCGGGTCTACCTGGAGAGATGGGGTCTGGGAGGACGCTGGCTGAAGAAGGCTCGCAGTCAGTGGCAGAGGTCCATGCCGGAGGAGAACGAAGCCCAGGCTCCGGCCCAGCCGATGTTAACGAGCCACTACCAGCCCAGACACAGCATCAGAGGAGAGAGCCACAGCCCCACACTCCTGCCCTACAACACATCCACCGCATG